The stretch of DNA TCAGCATGGCGTCGACCACGTCCGGGTCGAAATGCTCGCCGCTTCCCTGCCGTATCATCTCCATGGCGGTTTCGTGGGTGAAGGCCGGCTTGTAGACGCGCTTGGAAATCAGCGCGTCGTACACGTCGGCCACCGCCATCAGGCGCGCCGACATCGGGATCGCCTCGGCCGCAAGGCCTTGCGGATAACCGGAGCCGTCAAACTTCTCCTGGTGCGAATAGGCGATCTCGCGCGCGTAGCGCAGGAAGGTGTTGGTGTAGCCCAGCGTGTTCTCGACGTTGGCGATGGCGTCGCGGCCATACACCGTATGCTTTTTCATGACCTCGAATTCGGCGTCGGTCAGACGGTCCGGCTTGAGCAGGATGGCGTCCGGGATCGACACCTTGCCGATATCGTGCAGCGGCGCGGCCTTGAACAGCGCCTTGATATTGGCGTCGCTCAGTTCTTCCTCAAAGCGCTTGTGATGGCGCAGCTGGCGCGCCAGCGCCACAATGTAGTGCTGCACCCGGCGCAGGTGGTTGGCGGTTTCGTATTCGCGCGTTTCGGCCAGCGACGCCAGCGCCCAGATCATCGCATCGAGCATCTGGCTCAGTTCCGCCGTCACCTCTTCCACCACGTGTTCCAGCAGATTGCGCTGCTGCTTGAGCAGTTCGCGCGCGTGGCGCAG from Duganella dendranthematis encodes:
- a CDS encoding HD-GYP domain-containing protein; translation: MNVKKAIVLIVDEATDNLIQMNSMLEDQYEVRLANSGRAALDIMQHVPRPHLVVVNADLPGVDGYSVCQQLKSSPDTADIPVIFLQRALDEQRALDACAADVVPKPVQGGVLRARVDTHLQLRHARELLKQQRNLLEHVVEEVTAELSQMLDAMIWALASLAETREYETANHLRRVQHYIVALARQLRHHKRFEEELSDANIKALFKAAPLHDIGKVSIPDAILLKPDRLTDAEFEVMKKHTVYGRDAIANVENTLGYTNTFLRYAREIAYSHQEKFDGSGYPQGLAAEAIPMSARLMAVADVYDALISKRVYKPAFTHETAMEMIRQGSGEHFDPDVVDAMLTVEEEFMAIANRYSDAAG